The DNA window CACCGGGGTGAGCAGGGTTCGAACCGCAAGGCGTCCATGAAGCGGTCCACGTGGCGCTGTTGGGCGGCGGTGGTCACCGGGTGGCACTCGGCGATGTCCTTGGTCAGGTATTTCGCCAGGTAGCGCACGCACCGGTTGGCATCACCACTGCCGGCCACCACGCCTTTGGCGTCCACTTGGGGACCCAGCCGACACACGTGCATAGGTTCGGCCTCCGGGTCGGCGTCCAGCACGTCCAGGGCCTGTTCCCAGGTGGCCAGCACCTGTCCCGTGTCCGGGTCGACGTAGTTTCCGGTGTCCTCGTCGAAGAGGGGAAGGTGATCGTTGTCGTAGACGACCTGTTCAGCGTGGGGCCACCAGACTTGGTGGTAGGTCGCCGCGGCGATCTGGCGCAGTTCGGCCCGGGGCAGGGTGCCCCGGATCGCCATGTGTAGGTGCGGGGCGAGGCGTTTTTGGGGTTCCACGGTGGCGAAGTACTGCACGTCGAACCCGGCCACCCTACGGAGGTTCTGCACGAACCGGTCGATGAGCTTGGAGAAGTGCAGTGTGTCGCGCGCGCAGCGTTGATAGTCGTAGGTGTCGGGATCCACTGGGGTGCCGTCCGAGCGCACCCGCCCGTAGGAATCCAGGGTCAGAGTGAGGAACAGGGACGGGCGAAACGTCGTGCCCGTGGCACTGTCCTGGAAACTACGGCCCACGGTTCTGCGAGCCATGGGGCGTTTGGGCAGGTCGGGAACGTCGCTGCGGCGTTTCGTCGAGCGTGTACGCCGTGGGGAGGAACCACCCGAAGAAGCACCCCGTGAGACCGAGCCGCGCAGCCCGGTGGCGGTGATCTCCTCATCCATGGCGGTCATGGCGTCATCGAGTTCAGCCAGTTCCTCCGGTGCGGCACTACCGGAAGCGGCGAGATCGTCACGGCGGGCCGTGGCCCGGGCGCGGTATTCGACCCACCAGCGCTGGAGGTCGGAGGGATCATCCGGAGTGGGTGTGGGTTCCTCGTCCAGGTGCCAGCCCTCTTCGCACTGGCTGCGCCGCAGGGAACGCTTACGAGCCGCACAGGCCGGACACTGGCTGTCCAACGTGGAGCCGCACGGCACATCCACGATCTCTGAGGCACCGGTGTCCAGGTTGGTGCGCCGCAGTGAGACCGGACGGATGCACACCCCGTTGTCGGTGGCGACCTGTTCGGCGACGTCTTTGGCCAGGGGTTGGGCTTGGCGCTCGGCCCGTGTGGTTTTGCCGGTCGGACTCGGCATCAGGCCACCTCCACATCCGGCACCGGGTGCAGAGAACGAGTTCCGTACTCGTTCGCCATAGCCTCGATGTCGTCGTCACTGACGAAGGCGGCCCGCACGCGTACCGGCAGCGGGGAGCCCTCCATGCGGACGAAGGCCACCCCGGGAACATTGGGGTCGATGAGGTGGGCGTTGGCGCCGCGTTCGCGGGCGTCATCGCCCAGCACCATGTCCACCTGGCTGGCCTCGTCCAGCCGCAGGGCAACCTTGTCGGGAAACAGGTTGCGCAGATTCATGACCTCTTTGCGCGGGTCCTGGAGTGCGGCCAGCACGCACACCCCCACCGCACGCCCCTGCGACGTCAACGTGGCGATGGCGTTCTCGGCCCGGCGGCGGATGTCTTTCTCGGGGTGGTAGGCGGTGAGGAAGGCGACCTCGTCCAGTACCACGAGCATGAACGGGTCCTCGACTGTGGGGGTGTGGGTGCGCCGGATTCCGGCGTAGCGATCCGCCCGGGCGTGCATCTCGGACACGGCCGCCTCCAACACGTCCACGGCCGCCTCAGCGGTGTCGGCGTAGCGGGCGAACAGAGACCGGCCGTAGGACAGTTCCATGCGTTTGGGATCGATCGCCCACACCTGCGCCGTCCCTGCCACCATGGCCGGAGTCATCGCCCGGATGGCCGACCAGAGCACCGAGCCTTTGCCCGAACCTGTCACTCCGACCGTGAGTACGTGGGTGCCGTGCAGCCGCAGGTCCCACGGGGTCCCGTCTTCACACAGGCCCACCTCGAGAGCGGCCATGTCGACCTGATCCGGGACGGGGCGTGCCGGCAGGGGGTTGGCCAACAGGTCGCGGCGGGGAAACTCCAACACCACGTCGCGCGGCCCGCGCGTGTAGACCCGGCACGAGGGCGCTTGGAACCCGTGGGCGAGCTCGGTCACCCGGTCTTCGAGGTCTCTGGGAGTGGTGCCCTGTACCAGGGTGATGCGCACTCGGTCCGCCCAGGCGGTGCAGGACACGGTTTTGATGCGGGGCAGGTAGTGGCGTTCCTGATACGACTCGGCCAGTCCGGCCACCACGAGCACGGGTTGCCAGTGACGCCGGTACACCCACAGCCAGCGCCAGCACGCCAGGCTGCGCAGCACGACCAGGCGGTGGAACACGGCGGGCCAGTACCACCACCACACCCCCAATCCCACGCCAGCGAGAAGTATCCCCGCAGCGAGCGGGATCCAGCCCCAGACGGAAACGACCATGGCACCGGTACTCAGCAGGGCGGTTGCGATCGGGAACCGGACGGGGGTGAGCACCACCAGGCGCAGGAGCCGATAGACCCACCGGGACACGATGACGATGCCCGGCGTTTCCACCACCGGGGTCGTGAACCGTACCCCGTGCGCGGGAAGAGGGGTGGTGGGCTGTACTTGGGCACTTCCGGCACTGCGGTCGCGCAGCATCACGAGTCACCCCCCAGCACCTCGAACAGGGAGGCTTGGTACTCGGCCCGTAGCGCCGCGTTGCGCGCCCGGTAGGCGGCCAGATCCGCCCGAGCCGAGGCCGCCACCACGTGCGTGTGCGGGTCCTCGCTGGCATCAGCGATGCGCTCCAACAGGCTGGTCTTCCAGGCCAGCAGGTCTGCGTTGTCCTGATCGGAGGCTGCGACCGGACGCTGGGAGCGTGAGCGCAGTTCCGCCAGGAACCGCGAGATCTCACGCGCACGGGGTGAACCGTGGGGCTGATCAGACATAATGGTGCTCTACCTCTTTCGTTTTCACTGGTTGGGCGACCGTGAATGAGGGGTTGGGGGCGGCCGTTGGTGTTGGCGCACCAGGCCGCCCCGCGTGTGTTCTCAGGCGGCGTCCTTGGCAGCGCCCGCGTTGGCCGAGGCAGCCTTGCGCCCCGAGGCGTTGGGGGCTTTCACCCCGCGTGCCCGCAGCGAGTAGGCCACCCGAGGGCGCCGGCCCGACTCGTCCACATAGGGCATCACCGACATCTGTTCGAACTCGGCCGGACGGAACGGCAACCCCGGAACCTCGTCCGGCAGGGTCGGGCACACCTCAGCGGCGACCTTGACTTTCACGCTCTTGGCCTTGCCCCGGGCCTCCGGGTCGGCGTCGATGACCTCCACCGCCCACAGCGGCAGCCCCGAGGTCTTGTCGGTCTGTTGGCGCTTGGTCTCAAAGTCGGTGATCGCTTCCACTCCCAGGGCGTAGGCCCCGTGCGGGAACACCGTTCCGAACTCCACCGGCAACGCACCCTGAATAGCCATCAGAACCTCATCTCTCAACGAACACTCAAGTACTTGTCTGAACGAGTGTGCTTGCACCTTAGCTAACTCAACTCGTTCGCACAAGTGATTAAGCCGACGAGGCTGGAGAGGTTCTAGGAAGCGGGGTAGCTGTCCTCTAGTTCATGCAGGTCACCGGGTAGGGCGATGTCGGCGACCGTGATGACGTTATCCGAGGCATCCAGGACTCGGGCGAGGATTCCCAATACCGGTGTCCCTGTATTCAGCTTCAGGTTCGCTTGCTCATCATCGGTCGCTTGTCGTGCGGACAGACGTTCGCAAACCCGAGCGGGACGTAGCTGCTTGACTGCTTGGAGGTGTTCCCTGGCACCGATACCAATAAGTTCGGTCTGGCCGAGGTCCGTTCCGTCAGCTACGTCCAGCGGGAACCATAGAGTGACCAGTTCGCTTGGTTCGTCCCTGTCCAGAATGACCCGCTGACGCATGATGACCGGTGAACCTGTGGGAACACCCAATGCTGTGGCGATAGCGGGAGGCGTGACGGAACGACCCGCTTGGAGGATCCTGTTGTCTTTGGAACTCTCAGCGGAGTCGAAGGCTGTTGCGCCCGCATGTGAGCGTTCCACCGACTCTGTCGGGACACCCTTGACGAAGGACCCCCGGCCGTGTTCGCGCTCGATCCAGCCTTCCAGACTCAACACCTGAAGCGCCCGTACGACAGTGCTACGGCCCGCTCCGAACTCCCGCACCATTCGCGTTTCCGAGGGCAGCATCTCGCCAGCGGGATAAGTGCCGTCTTCGATGCGCTCTTGGATTGCGTGGATGATCTGAACGTATTTGGGAGGAGCGAACCCTAGGCCCGACATAACAACCGCCCGGTGACTCTAGTACTTGTCTGGACAAGTAGCATACTGCTTCTACCTTGGTTCGTCACCCGTTTGGGATGGACTCGGCCTACGAACCTGACGCAACAGGAACCACCGTCCGGTCTGAGACAAGGCAATCGTGCCGCACAGCACCGGATTGCTACCGAACGCGTGTCGCCAAGTACACACCGTCACGGAGCTGGACCAAACGACCTTCTATCCACAGAGACGACAATGGCGAAGCATCGCCTATCCGCTCGGGAGGATTGTCCAACTGACGCATGAAGGCGTCCGAGTCCTCTTCGATGACCGTAGGTGCGTGATCGGCCTCTGGGTCGACAGCCGTTGCGATCCACAGATGTTGAGTACGACGAATGTCCCAATGCTCGCCGTAGCGTTTCCTCAAGAGCGCCAACAGTGGATCAGTGTCACGGTTCATCGCGCACTCTCCGCTCTGTCCCAAGCGGCTAGGGCAGCGTTGCAGCACTGTTCGCAGCAGGCGTCTTCACATGCCTGGGTGCATCGTTCATGGACCAGCACATACGACCGTACATACGACGGTGTGTCATACGGGGTCGAATCTGATCCCGAGTAGGGAGGAACTAGCCTTGTCATCGTTCCACCTGCCTTGACCAGGTTGGGACCGCGCCCCCGGACGGCCGCTCCGTCGCGGGGGCTATGTGTGCAGCATCACGCGGCAGCCGTTCCGGAACCCTGACAGTCGGAGCAAGGGACAAAACGAACCTTCACCGGAGTCCCCGACCTTGGCTGTATCACCACGAGCTTTCGTGACCGCACACTCTTACGCCCCCGACCTCGGCAGGAACGGCACCTCTCGACGGCTCGCGTGTTGCTCATGTACTCAAGGATCCGAGTGAAGGCGGGGTATTTCCCATGTCGTGCTGCTGCCTCAGTGCTGAACTTTTGCTGCACTCAGCGCCTGTCAGCGGTCCGTGACCCAGTGACAGACTGGAGCCATGGCAGAACTTAACGGCGAACCGGTCACGCCTGAGGACCTACAGACGCTCGCGTTGGTCAACTACGGCCACTTCACCTCTATGCGTGTGGACAACCAGCACATTCGCGGACTTTCCCACCATATGGAACGTATTGCCAAAGATTCTCTGGAAGTATTCGGAACTGAACTCGACAGAGATTATGTGCGCGAACTCGTTCGCCATTCCATTGGCAACCAGGACGGGGCATTTGTTGTGCGAATCACTGTATTCGATCCAGAAATACAATTAGGAAATCCTGGAAAGTCATCCAATCCGAATGTACTGATAACGACCCGACCAGCGATGGCACTGCCGGCAACTCCGCTCCAAGTGCAATCAGCCACGTACGTAAGGGATATGCCCTTAGTCAAGCATATCGGCCTATTTGGCGCGATAAGGCATCGCCGAAATGCTCAAATGAACGGGTTCGATGATGCCCTATTCGTCGACCAGAGTTCCTACATATCTGAAGGCGCAACATGGAATATTGCATTCTTTGACGGAGAAAATGTCGTCTGGCCAGACTCGGATGTCCTTCCTGGCGTTACAATGCGCCTTCTCCAACAAGTCCACGAGAAAACAGTAATTTCTCCGGTTGGCCTCAAAGACCTTGAAAGAATACAAGCCGTGTTTGCAACAAACACAACGGTTGGAGTGCGGCCTGTAACCGCGATCGACGGCGTTAATTTTCCAGCGGAACACGAAATATTCGAATCTCTTCGGAAAGAGTACGAAGAGATACCAACAGAGCGGATCTAAGTTCTTAAATCATACCGTATATTCAGGAAAATTGAATGCCCAGCACTACCGTCCAGCTTTGGTCCGGACAGGAAGTTCGTGCCCTGCGCGAGGCTAAACGGATGAGTATTCGCGCGTTCGCTGCGCATCTTGGAATTAGCGAACGCATGGTATCCAAATGGGAAAAGTATGGTGAGGATATCCACCCTCGTCCCGTGAACCAGCAGGCTCTCGACTCATCTCTAGCCGCTTCAGACGCTAACGTGCAAGCTAGGTTCGCCAACCTCGTTGGGATCGACTCAACGGAGAAAAATGAAGAGGACCAGGAGCAAGAGGCAGAGATAGATGTAGCGCCGATACCCACGGATGAGCCTCACCAAATTCGACATCCTGTCGATGGAAAGCTTATGGCGCTTGTAGACGCTGGAGTCTACTTGTCCGGAGAAGACAATAAGCCTGTTTATCTCCCTGCCTTCTATATCGACGTTTTCCCAACAACAAACGCCGACTACTCTCGTTTTGTTGCCGCAACAGGTCATAAAAAGCCTCAACATTGGAATGACGAAAAATTTTCGGACGCCATCTACGAGCATCCAGTTGTATTCGTAACCTGGGATGACGCTGTAGCTTATACTAAATGGTCAACAAAATCCCTTCCCACAAGTCAACAGTGGGAGAAAGCCGCACGAGGAACCAGAGGTGATTCCTTTCCGTGGGGAAGTCAAAAAACACCTGCAAAATGCAATGTCCGAGAAAACGAAATCCGTAGCACCACACCGGTTGACCGATACCACAGCGGAGTAAGTCCATACGGGATTTACGATATGTGCGGAAACGTTTGGGAGTGGTGTGCCACCGAGTCGACACCGGGACGATACGAGCTGAAGGGAAGTGCTTTCACAAGCCCGTTCTTTCGGGTAGAACCAGCAACCTTCAACGATGCCTCATCCGAAATGCTCGATGATGACACCGGGTTCCGATGCGTCACTCCAGTCGAAACGATGCAAGCGCTTCTGAAGATCAACACGTAAAACGTTGCCGAATTGGGCTATATGGGATCAAGGCGGCGGCGCTTCGCGCCGCCGCTGACCTACAGGTGGGGGCCGGTCGAGCTGCGGGCTGCCGCCCGGTCCCGACCGGCCCCCAACACCGGCCTATAGCAAGAACTCCACACCGCCCGGTGCCGCCAGCACCAACGAATACGCCAGGCGGCGTTCCCCTGTTGCCGCCCTCCATCATGCCGACGCGGCACGGGCCGTCAAGGACGCTGCTCGCGCCGCTACGCGGTGACGCTACGCGTCATCCTTGACCGCCCGCACCGCTCTCGGCAGGCTCGCGGCAACAACAGGGGAACACAAGAAAAACGGGTAGGCCCGAGGAAGAGCCCTGGTACAGCATCCGTAGTGGCGAAACCGCTCCCCCAACCACCACGGAATATGTACGGAACACCGCCCCGCTCCCGATACCGAAAACGGAAGTTCTCCGCAGGTCAGGGCCAAAAATACAACGTGACACCATCCGGCCTCCGGAGCCGTGTGCGGAGGTTCGAATCCTCCAGGGGGCACCCCTCCGGACAGCAGGCGAACCTGCGTCTGGTGATCGTGAGCTTGCATACTGTCGTTGGCCGGTATGCGGAAAACCGGCTGTACGGTGCGTTCGCCGGTGATGCGAACCTCGGCGACCAGACTCTGGACAAGATTCTTGACGACCGGCGGACTGCCGTTGGTGACAGCGTGGTGGATGTGGTCGCGCATCGCGGCAAGTTCCTCCTGGGTTGGTGCTGCTTCTGTTTCCTGTGAGCACAGGCGGGCGAGTTCGCCGTGGCGGTCGCGCAGCTGAGCAGCCTTGCCAGCGAGCTCCTTCACCCGTGACCCGCAGACGGATTCGGACATGGTTCCCGACTCGAAGGCAGCCAGATAACGCTCGATCGCGGCCTCGGTGTTGGCGAGATCGGTCTCAACACTGGTGAGTTCGGCACGGTAATGCTCGGCCAGTTCGCTGCGCCTGCGAGCGACTTCGGCGATAGCTTCCTCAAACAGGTCGGTGCGCTGGTAGGTCTCCAGCAGCGCCTCTAGGACGGCGCGTTCAAGCTGGTCGGCGGGAAACTGCTGGGAGGAGCAGGTCTTCTTGCCGTAACGCAGCCGGGAATAGCAGGAGTAGTAGCGGTAGCGGTACTTGTTGCCGTGCGCGGCATGCCCCAGGTAGTTCTTATGGCACTCCGGACATGTGAGGCACCCGGACAGCAGGTAGTCCGAAGCGTTTCCGGCGCGTTTGGCACGGTCGTCGCCGCGTGCGGTGAGGATTTCTTGGGCCGCGGCGAAGACGTTCTCCTCCACCAAGGCAGGATGAGCGCCGGAGTGGTACTGGCCACGAAAGAAGACCTCGCCGATGTAGGCACGGTTGCGCAGCACAGTCAATACGGAGTTGCGACTCCAGGGCTTGCCGGTCTTGGTGCGGTGCCCCTGGTCGTTGAGCTGGTTGGCGATCTCCTTTGCACCCAAGCGCTTGTGCGTATACATCTGGAAGATGTGCGGGGGAAGCCCAGCCTCATCCTCTTTAACGATGAGCTTGTTGGTATGCGGATCAATGCTGTAGCCGTAGGGACGCGCACCGCCGCACCACTCGCCGCGGGCAGCTTTGCGTTCCATGCCGTTGATGACCCGGTCGATCAAGGTCGCACGCTCGAACTCGGCAAAGACCGCCAGCATCTGCACCATCATGCGCCCAGCCGGATCACTGGTGTCAAAAGGCTCGGTGGCCGAGCGGAAGACGACACCAGCGGAATCGAGCTCGTCCATGAGCTGGGCCAGACCCCGTACAGAGCGGGAGAAGCGGTCTACTCGGTAGACCAGCACAAGGTCGAAGCGTCCGGCGCGCGCTGCAGCTAGTAGTTTGTTCAGCTGCGGACGCTCCGTAGCGGACCCGGATGCCTGTTCGGAATAGATCTGGACCACATGCCAGTCGTCTTGGCTGGAGATGTAGGACCGTAGCTTGTTCTCTTGGGCCTCCAAGGAGAACGGTTGGTTCTCTTCATCGGTAGAGATGCGAATGTAAATAGCAACCCGCATCCAGGCATACCTCCTCATTGGGGGGTGTGTTCTCGATCACGCGGGAAGTGTGGCGCGATCGAGACGAGGCGCTGACGTATTCCTGCATGTCCGGGACGTGCACAGTGTCCACCTATGCCCAGCAGCGGAGTAGCTGACCGGTGGGACCGCCGGTATGGGGTGCTGTGTCTCTGACCGGCCACGCTGATGCTGGTTGGGGCATACACGCAGCGCTCGTGCTTGGCATCACTTCGGTTTTCACGCTGGTGCGTACGCACAGCATGCTGTGCGTACGCACCAGCGCTATTCGCGGGAACTGTGGTCGTGACGCTCGAGGGCCTCGACCAGGAGTTCGGCAAGAGCATCAATGACGGCACGCCGTTGGGCCTCGCTCATAGCGACGAACTCGGCCGGCCTCACCTTCACCTGTTGCGTCTGCGACCCATGTCCGGTTGCGCCGCGCTGGCGCGCGGACTTGTCAGGATAGGCGCTCCCACTGTGTTCGTCGCCCTGTTTCACCTGGTCAAAGCGTTTTTGTGGCCGTTTAGTCATAACGGCCTCACCTCCCAGTAAGAGCGCGTGATGCCGTATGTCGCACTTCCGGAAGCCGAGGGTCTGTTGCCGATCGCCCTGCCCCAGACGGCGGCTGAGGTGAGTGGTGGCATTCGCTCGGTACGAACGGAGCTCGCAGAGGATGTGGCGTGAGTGCGAGCGGCAGTAGCGCTTCCGGTCAGCGCAGAACTACCGGAGGAAGTGCCAGTAGGCTCTGTGCCGAGGCGGCAGACGCGACAGTGCTGGCTGCGGTGTCGATGGCTAGTGGAGATCATGGCACCTCCCACCGGGTTCGGGCGATGCCACCGGCAGCAACGGCACCGGGACGATTCCAGCCCTCCCGCGGAGGCAATACTGCCGCAGGACGCCATCCAGCCGCGCGCAGGGAAGCGCCACTCTCGTCCGTATGGGTGTAGGTGACCAGGCGTTCATAACCCAGCGCGCGGGCGGCTCGCCATGTCGCTCCGTACAGTTTCGAACACGCGTTGTGCGTGCCGTCGGTAGCTAGACGGGTCACTTCCAGCGTTCGCGCGTCATCAAGGCCACGGGCTATAGGCCGGCCGACGATAGCCACCCCCACCACGTAGTTTTCCGCGTTGACCACACCGAGGCTGAACTTGTGTCCTCTCGGGGATCGGGAGTGGTGGCGGTGCCAGATCGCGACATAAGCGGCAGCGTCACGGAACGATACGGGAACGATCCACAGCATCACGCCTCACCTCCCGCCTGTGTCGCGGCTCTGGATGCTGGAGAGGTAGGAGTGCGGCTCGCGTTGGTGGTGCGTTACCAGCGGCAGCGTGAACGTGTTCATGTGCCGCCCCCGTTCTCTACCGTCTGGCTACAACGCGTGCCGCGGCACGCCCGTGGCACACACGCTTCGGTTCCGGCGTCGGTGGCGGCATCGAGCTCGACCTCGGCCAGCGGGAGATGGGCCGGGTGAAGGTAGCCGGTGGTACCGGGTGGCATGCCGCCCGGTACCACTGTGGCTGGGTGGTTCCGTAGGGCGTCATCCACAGCTAGGGCCTCCTGCCACGCCTGCGGATCGGTGGCACGCAGTTCGGCCCAGCCGGCATTGGTGCGGTTGGGGCAGCCGATACAGGCCATGTCGGGGACATAGGCCAGGTCGTGCTGGGCGAGGTGGGCGAGGCAGTTCTCAGTGCGCCAGCCCAGTTCCACCAGCGGATAACGATTACGGCGGTAGGAAGCGGCGGCGGGGTGGGCCAGGTCGGCCTGCTCGGCACACAGCCCTAGGACGAACTCGACGCCTGCGCGGGAACCTCCGAGCAG is part of the Haloactinospora alba genome and encodes:
- a CDS encoding replication initiator; this encodes MPSPTGKTTRAERQAQPLAKDVAEQVATDNGVCIRPVSLRRTNLDTGASEIVDVPCGSTLDSQCPACAARKRSLRRSQCEEGWHLDEEPTPTPDDPSDLQRWWVEYRARATARRDDLAASGSAAPEELAELDDAMTAMDEEITATGLRGSVSRGASSGGSSPRRTRSTKRRSDVPDLPKRPMARRTVGRSFQDSATGTTFRPSLFLTLTLDSYGRVRSDGTPVDPDTYDYQRCARDTLHFSKLIDRFVQNLRRVAGFDVQYFATVEPQKRLAPHLHMAIRGTLPRAELRQIAAATYHQVWWPHAEQVVYDNDHLPLFDEDTGNYVDPDTGQVLATWEQALDVLDADPEAEPMHVCRLGPQVDAKGVVAGSGDANRCVRYLAKYLTKDIAECHPVTTAAQQRHVDRFMDALRFEPCSPRCANWLRYGIQPQNPTAGMQPGFCRSKAHKRQHLGYAGRRVLVSRKWSNKTLADHKADRLTWVLQTLGVDPTNPDPDDDTGSETTSHPGAPVLSATTTNEHCVWELAKPTDPDVAPREHRLLRAVGERLNRRAHLDTVRQHHHSATERAA
- a CDS encoding FtsK/SpoIIIE domain-containing protein: MLRDRSAGSAQVQPTTPLPAHGVRFTTPVVETPGIVIVSRWVYRLLRLVVLTPVRFPIATALLSTGAMVVSVWGWIPLAAGILLAGVGLGVWWWYWPAVFHRLVVLRSLACWRWLWVYRRHWQPVLVVAGLAESYQERHYLPRIKTVSCTAWADRVRITLVQGTTPRDLEDRVTELAHGFQAPSCRVYTRGPRDVVLEFPRRDLLANPLPARPVPDQVDMAALEVGLCEDGTPWDLRLHGTHVLTVGVTGSGKGSVLWSAIRAMTPAMVAGTAQVWAIDPKRMELSYGRSLFARYADTAEAAVDVLEAAVSEMHARADRYAGIRRTHTPTVEDPFMLVVLDEVAFLTAYHPEKDIRRRAENAIATLTSQGRAVGVCVLAALQDPRKEVMNLRNLFPDKVALRLDEASQVDMVLGDDARERGANAHLIDPNVPGVAFVRMEGSPLPVRVRAAFVSDDDIEAMANEYGTRSLHPVPDVEVA
- a CDS encoding plasmid replication, integration and excision activator; translation: MAIQGALPVEFGTVFPHGAYALGVEAITDFETKRQQTDKTSGLPLWAVEVIDADPEARGKAKSVKVKVAAEVCPTLPDEVPGLPFRPAEFEQMSVMPYVDESGRRPRVAYSLRARGVKAPNASGRKAASANAGAAKDAA
- a CDS encoding GntR family transcriptional regulator, yielding MSGLGFAPPKYVQIIHAIQERIEDGTYPAGEMLPSETRMVREFGAGRSTVVRALQVLSLEGWIEREHGRGSFVKGVPTESVERSHAGATAFDSAESSKDNRILQAGRSVTPPAIATALGVPTGSPVIMRQRVILDRDEPSELVTLWFPLDVADGTDLGQTELIGIGAREHLQAVKQLRPARVCERLSARQATDDEQANLKLNTGTPVLGILARVLDASDNVITVADIALPGDLHELEDSYPAS
- a CDS encoding aminotransferase class IV family protein, coding for MAELNGEPVTPEDLQTLALVNYGHFTSMRVDNQHIRGLSHHMERIAKDSLEVFGTELDRDYVRELVRHSIGNQDGAFVVRITVFDPEIQLGNPGKSSNPNVLITTRPAMALPATPLQVQSATYVRDMPLVKHIGLFGAIRHRRNAQMNGFDDALFVDQSSYISEGATWNIAFFDGENVVWPDSDVLPGVTMRLLQQVHEKTVISPVGLKDLERIQAVFATNTTVGVRPVTAIDGVNFPAEHEIFESLRKEYEEIPTERI
- a CDS encoding SUMF1/EgtB/PvdO family nonheme iron enzyme; amino-acid sequence: MPSTTVQLWSGQEVRALREAKRMSIRAFAAHLGISERMVSKWEKYGEDIHPRPVNQQALDSSLAASDANVQARFANLVGIDSTEKNEEDQEQEAEIDVAPIPTDEPHQIRHPVDGKLMALVDAGVYLSGEDNKPVYLPAFYIDVFPTTNADYSRFVAATGHKKPQHWNDEKFSDAIYEHPVVFVTWDDAVAYTKWSTKSLPTSQQWEKAARGTRGDSFPWGSQKTPAKCNVRENEIRSTTPVDRYHSGVSPYGIYDMCGNVWEWCATESTPGRYELKGSAFTSPFFRVEPATFNDASSEMLDDDTGFRCVTPVETMQALLKINT
- a CDS encoding recombinase family protein; protein product: MRVAIYIRISTDEENQPFSLEAQENKLRSYISSQDDWHVVQIYSEQASGSATERPQLNKLLAAARAGRFDLVLVYRVDRFSRSVRGLAQLMDELDSAGVVFRSATEPFDTSDPAGRMMVQMLAVFAEFERATLIDRVINGMERKAARGEWCGGARPYGYSIDPHTNKLIVKEDEAGLPPHIFQMYTHKRLGAKEIANQLNDQGHRTKTGKPWSRNSVLTVLRNRAYIGEVFFRGQYHSGAHPALVEENVFAAAQEILTARGDDRAKRAGNASDYLLSGCLTCPECHKNYLGHAAHGNKYRYRYYSCYSRLRYGKKTCSSQQFPADQLERAVLEALLETYQRTDLFEEAIAEVARRRSELAEHYRAELTSVETDLANTEAAIERYLAAFESGTMSESVCGSRVKELAGKAAQLRDRHGELARLCSQETEAAPTQEELAAMRDHIHHAVTNGSPPVVKNLVQSLVAEVRITGERTVQPVFRIPANDSMQAHDHQTQVRLLSGGVPPGGFEPPHTAPEAGWCHVVFLALTCGELPFSVSGAGRCSVHIPWWLGERFRHYGCCTRALPRAYPFFLCSPVVAASLPRAVRAVKDDA
- a CDS encoding XF1762 family protein; its protein translation is MLWIVPVSFRDAAAYVAIWHRHHSRSPRGHKFSLGVVNAENYVVGVAIVGRPIARGLDDARTLEVTRLATDGTHNACSKLYGATWRAARALGYERLVTYTHTDESGASLRAAGWRPAAVLPPREGWNRPGAVAAGGIARTRWEVP